A DNA window from Oncorhynchus tshawytscha isolate Ot180627B linkage group LG13, Otsh_v2.0, whole genome shotgun sequence contains the following coding sequences:
- the LOC121838960 gene encoding extensin-like, with protein MLFNSSCKTQVVKTQHTTATNTPQLLIPSHRPQPTPSITQGATNPNALHHTGSNQPQLPPSHRPQPTPTPSITEDPTNPNALHHTSPNQPQRPPSHRIQPSPTPAITQDPTNPNSLHHTGLNQPQLYPSHRPQPANPSITQPTPTITQDHTGPNQPQRPPSQRIQPTPTPSITQAPTNPNGSNHPHPATEDPTNPNSLHHTSPNQPIQPQRPPSHRPQPTPTPYITQAPTNPNSLHHTGPNQLPPSHRPQPTPSITQAPSSWSMRA; from the coding sequence ATGCTGTTTAACAGCAGCTGTAAAACGCAAGTTGTAAAAACACAGCACACAACAGCCACAAACACACCCCAACTCCTTATTCCATCACACAGACCCCAACCAACGCCCTCCATCACACAGGGTGCAACCAACCCCAACGCCCTCCATCACACAGGATCCAACCAACCCCAACTCCCTCCATCACACAGGCCCCAACCAACCCCAACGCCCTCCATCACAGAGGATCCAACCAACCCCAACGCCCTCCATCACACAAGCCCCAACCAACCCCAACGCCCGCCATCACACAGGATCCAACCATCCCCAACTCCCGCCATCACACAGGATCCAACCAACCCCAACTCCCTCCATCACACAGGCCTCAACCAACCCCAACTCTATCCATCACACAGGCCCCAGCCAGCCAACCCCTCCATCACGCAACCAACCCCAACCATCACACAGGATCACACAGGCCCCAACCAACCCCAACGCCCTCCATCACAGAGGATCCAACCAACCCCAACTCCCTCCATCACACAGGCCCCAACCAACCCCAACGGATCCAACCATCCCCATCCCGCCACAGAGGATCCAACCAACCCCAACTCCCTCCATCACACAAGCCCCAACCAACCCATCCAACCTCAACGCCCTCCATCACACAGGCCCCAACCAACCCCAACGCCCTACATCACACAGGCCCCAACCAACCCCAACTCCCTCCATCACACAGGCCCCAACCAACTCCCTCCATCACACAGGCCCCAACCAACTCCCTCCATCACACAGGCCCCATCCTCATGGTCCATGAGGGCATAA